Proteins from a genomic interval of Microvirgula aerodenitrificans DSM 15089:
- a CDS encoding malonate decarboxylase holo-ACP synthase: MPEAYLVHELVWLQADIATRLPGWFAGLPAWAQGRVHAAHPLVVRRAEVAPGWVAVGLRGHSRAERHGTAVPQAAIVRRVRPTALRMHASRAGRGTLPALQAWDALRDRLSLSFDWGPAGSVAYELATGADTVSVGSDLDMVLYAPEPLTREAARQLLAAFELPACHCDVQLILPDDRGLALREWARGDAHVLVKTRRGPQLTDQPWTMETPS; this comes from the coding sequence ATGCCCGAAGCGTATCTGGTGCATGAACTGGTGTGGCTGCAGGCCGATATCGCCACGCGCCTGCCCGGGTGGTTTGCCGGCCTCCCGGCCTGGGCGCAGGGCAGGGTGCATGCGGCGCATCCGCTGGTGGTGCGCCGTGCCGAGGTGGCACCGGGATGGGTGGCCGTCGGTTTGCGCGGGCACTCGCGTGCCGAACGCCACGGCACTGCCGTCCCGCAGGCTGCCATCGTTCGCCGCGTGCGGCCCACGGCACTGCGAATGCATGCATCGCGGGCCGGGCGTGGCACCCTGCCGGCGTTGCAGGCGTGGGATGCGCTGCGCGATCGCCTGTCGCTGTCCTTCGACTGGGGGCCGGCCGGCAGTGTGGCCTACGAACTGGCCACGGGCGCGGATACCGTCAGCGTCGGCAGCGATCTCGACATGGTGCTGTACGCGCCTGAGCCCCTGACCCGCGAAGCCGCGCGGCAACTGCTGGCGGCATTCGAGCTGCCGGCCTGCCATTGCGATGTGCAGCTCATCCTGCCGGACGATCGGGGGCTGGCACTGCGCGAATGGGCGCGGGGTGACGCGCACGTACTGGTGAAAACGCGGCGTGGACCGCAATTGACCGATCAACCCTGGACGATGGAGACCCCGTCATGA
- the mdcH gene encoding malonate decarboxylase subunit epsilon, with the protein MTTLLTFPGQGAQRPGMLHALPAHPEVTRTLEEACDGLGQGLSELDSADALRSTQAVQLSLLIAGVASARLLADAGCEPDMVLGLSIGAYPAAVAAGSLTFADALQLVRLRGALMQQAYPSGYGMSAVIGLSLAQVERLVAGQFREEEPVYVANINSAEQIVVAGHENGLARLAEAAVRDFHARKVHRIAISVPSHCMLLSGAASQMRAAFDRVTVSPPRCTYVSASSARALFQADAIRDDLAFNMARQVHWHDAATHARERGASLAIEALPGATLTSLCRPVFADGGEAVSLCQAPLATVLALHSRL; encoded by the coding sequence ATGACAACCCTGCTGACTTTTCCGGGCCAGGGCGCCCAGCGCCCCGGCATGCTGCATGCCCTGCCTGCCCACCCCGAGGTGACCCGGACACTGGAAGAGGCCTGTGACGGTCTGGGACAGGGGCTGTCCGAACTGGATTCCGCCGATGCGCTGCGTTCGACACAGGCAGTGCAATTGTCACTGTTGATCGCCGGCGTGGCCTCGGCGCGCCTGCTGGCCGACGCGGGCTGCGAGCCCGACATGGTGCTGGGCCTGTCCATCGGCGCCTATCCGGCTGCCGTCGCGGCCGGCAGCCTGACCTTTGCCGATGCGCTGCAACTGGTGCGCCTGCGCGGCGCACTGATGCAGCAGGCGTATCCGTCCGGCTACGGAATGAGTGCCGTGATCGGTCTGTCGCTGGCCCAGGTGGAACGGCTGGTGGCCGGGCAGTTCCGTGAGGAGGAACCGGTCTACGTGGCCAATATCAATTCGGCCGAGCAGATTGTCGTGGCCGGGCATGAGAACGGGCTCGCCCGTCTTGCCGAAGCGGCCGTGCGCGACTTTCATGCGCGCAAGGTGCATCGTATTGCCATCAGCGTGCCCTCGCACTGCATGCTGTTGTCCGGGGCGGCCAGTCAGATGCGGGCGGCGTTCGATCGTGTCACCGTCTCGCCGCCGCGCTGCACGTATGTCAGCGCCAGCAGTGCGCGGGCGCTCTTCCAGGCCGACGCGATCCGGGACGACCTGGCATTCAACATGGCGCGTCAGGTGCACTGGCACGATGCCGCCACCCATGCCCGCGAACGCGGTGCCAGTCTGGCGATCGAAGCCCTGCCGGGCGCCACGCTGACCTCGCTGTGCCGGCCGGTATTTGCCGATGGTGGCGAGGCCGTCTCGCTGTGCCAGGCGCCGCTGGCCACTGTGCTGGCCCTGCATTCGCGGCTGTAG
- a CDS encoding TetR/AcrR family transcriptional regulator, with product MPQPEKGLRGRPPRPEEDVRRALLQSAMDVLLESGYEAATMEAIARRAGVAKKTAYRHAENRQELIGLAVRQWTDGYAPSMQMDPQDTGDAAQALRAILENVCMQVLSETAVRVFRLLTTEFPGKQELLDSYQRNGIERGQMLLSGWLEKQSRKGLLHAPEPAVLAKAILAMAVAEPLRQMALGMMRPLPEGSVAAHLDACMDVLSLLIARPGSPSQAG from the coding sequence ATGCCCCAACCGGAAAAAGGACTGCGCGGACGGCCGCCACGACCAGAAGAAGACGTAAGACGGGCGCTGCTGCAAAGTGCCATGGACGTGTTGCTGGAAAGCGGTTATGAAGCCGCCACGATGGAGGCGATAGCCAGGCGCGCTGGCGTGGCCAAGAAAACCGCCTATCGCCATGCCGAGAATCGACAGGAACTGATCGGTCTGGCGGTTCGCCAGTGGACGGATGGCTATGCGCCGTCCATGCAGATGGATCCGCAGGACACGGGTGACGCTGCGCAAGCACTCCGGGCGATTCTGGAAAACGTCTGCATGCAGGTACTGTCCGAAACCGCTGTTCGCGTCTTCCGCCTGCTGACGACTGAGTTTCCCGGCAAGCAGGAACTCCTGGACAGTTACCAGCGCAATGGGATTGAACGTGGGCAGATGCTGCTTTCCGGTTGGCTCGAAAAACAGTCCCGCAAGGGGCTTTTGCATGCCCCGGAGCCGGCCGTGCTGGCCAAAGCCATTCTGGCAATGGCAGTGGCCGAGCCGCTGCGCCAGATGGCGCTTGGCATGATGCGCCCCCTGCCGGAAGGATCAGTCGCGGCGCATCTCGATGCCTGCATGGATGTGCTGTCGCTTCTGATCGCTCGGCCTGGCAGTCCATCCCAGGCCGGATGA
- a CDS encoding DAPG hydrolase family protein, which yields MSQLAKPWLDHSPLLDPAPMTLEMGVQRLENRSLLVAVRTDLHGCKGRMLDWWFTFFETTQHIKWWHPADHVEHSGWDANWEKGKRYHGASISAVESLGEIPPVTARLKFHDPRDVFAPSMVDDAFASHRVSAIVAARIGFGDGVKLDENGDPVSGQMLHVARDTPFGCVLRSRFVLGLDDEHAPSEAMGLALMRHCYTEFTFLSRFLPSLYFGEKANGEEVPLPW from the coding sequence ATGTCCCAACTCGCCAAACCGTGGCTTGACCACAGTCCTCTCCTTGATCCCGCCCCCATGACACTGGAGATGGGGGTGCAACGTCTTGAAAATCGCAGTCTGCTGGTGGCTGTGCGTACCGATCTCCATGGCTGCAAGGGAAGGATGCTCGACTGGTGGTTCACGTTTTTCGAAACTACCCAGCACATCAAGTGGTGGCATCCGGCAGATCACGTCGAACATTCGGGATGGGACGCAAACTGGGAGAAGGGCAAGCGCTACCATGGCGCCAGCATCTCCGCTGTCGAATCCCTGGGAGAAATTCCTCCGGTGACCGCCAGGCTCAAATTCCATGATCCTCGCGATGTGTTTGCGCCCTCAATGGTGGACGACGCCTTCGCCAGCCACCGGGTATCGGCCATTGTTGCGGCCCGGATCGGTTTTGGAGACGGGGTGAAGCTGGATGAGAATGGCGATCCCGTGAGCGGACAAATGCTGCACGTCGCCAGGGACACCCCTTTTGGCTGCGTGCTTCGCAGCCGCTTCGTCCTGGGACTGGATGACGAACATGCCCCGAGTGAAGCCATGGGGCTGGCGCTGATGCGGCATTGCTACACAGAGTTCACCTTTCTCTCCCGCTTTTTGCCATCGCTTTATTTTGGTGAAAAGGCCAATGGTGAAGAGGTCCCGCTTCCATGGTGA
- a CDS encoding efflux transporter outer membrane subunit, translated as MLFSLLAGLAGCTTAGPDYHRPVVQVPANWVEAGAAMKNSDHDGLRSWWQSFQDPMLDSLVDQVLARNQDLDIALARLRQARAEREQIASSSGPTVSAGGSGEARRSSKALTSQSGGESRAWHFGFDASWEPDLFGGTRRALEAADAGIEALAADHRALQVSLAAELVSSYAGLRATQQRLGIARDNIRTLVDIERLAGQAHRMGLGTLADVMQARAERETAEAQPPLMEADIARFSHAIGVLAGGFPEDGHAALAKLSPMLTMRTPVPLSLPSEVIRQRPDLRADERRLAAASAQIGVAEAERFPRFRIPLGIGTTASIIHSLFSGASLAWSAGMQGSQSLYDGGRARAGVTAAQANADAARLVYEKDVRLALRDVEDALVTWTSERQRQASLSKAVAASQQALEHSTRLYGRGLSAYLPVLVAQRTVNQARDEQILSQLEEVRGIIALYRSMGAGQSARCDTAPCRPGDLSSVKTELHHGSGTSSPLAFSPK; from the coding sequence ATGCTGTTTTCACTCCTGGCTGGCCTGGCCGGCTGCACGACGGCAGGTCCTGACTATCACCGACCCGTGGTGCAGGTGCCGGCGAACTGGGTCGAGGCCGGAGCGGCCATGAAAAACAGTGATCACGACGGACTGCGCTCGTGGTGGCAATCATTTCAGGACCCCATGCTCGACAGCCTGGTCGATCAGGTCCTGGCGCGGAATCAGGATCTCGATATCGCACTGGCGCGCCTGCGGCAGGCGCGTGCTGAACGAGAGCAGATCGCCTCGTCGTCCGGACCCACGGTTTCAGCCGGTGGTTCAGGCGAGGCCCGGCGCAGCAGCAAGGCGCTCACTTCGCAATCCGGAGGGGAGTCGCGGGCTTGGCATTTTGGTTTCGATGCCAGCTGGGAGCCGGATCTGTTTGGCGGCACGCGCAGAGCGCTCGAAGCCGCCGACGCGGGTATCGAGGCGCTGGCCGCAGATCATCGTGCGCTGCAGGTAAGCCTGGCAGCCGAACTGGTGTCCAGTTACGCCGGGCTGCGTGCGACGCAACAACGCCTGGGTATCGCGCGCGACAACATTCGTACGCTCGTTGACATCGAGCGATTGGCCGGACAGGCGCACCGGATGGGGCTGGGCACCCTGGCCGATGTCATGCAGGCACGTGCCGAACGTGAAACAGCCGAAGCGCAGCCACCGTTGATGGAAGCGGACATTGCCCGTTTCAGCCATGCCATTGGTGTCTTGGCCGGTGGTTTCCCCGAAGACGGGCACGCAGCCCTGGCCAAGCTTTCGCCAATGTTGACCATGCGTACTCCTGTGCCGCTTTCATTGCCTTCTGAAGTGATTCGCCAACGCCCGGATCTGCGGGCAGACGAACGACGCCTGGCCGCAGCCAGCGCCCAGATCGGCGTTGCCGAAGCCGAACGCTTTCCCAGGTTTCGTATCCCTTTGGGCATCGGTACCACGGCCAGCATCATTCACAGTCTTTTTTCGGGCGCCAGCCTGGCCTGGTCGGCCGGGATGCAGGGCAGCCAATCGCTCTACGACGGGGGGCGCGCACGCGCGGGTGTGACGGCTGCACAAGCTAATGCCGACGCGGCAAGGCTGGTCTACGAAAAAGACGTGCGTCTTGCGCTTCGCGATGTGGAGGATGCCTTGGTGACATGGACGAGTGAACGCCAGCGCCAGGCCTCCCTGAGCAAGGCCGTTGCCGCCAGCCAGCAAGCCCTGGAGCATTCGACCCGGCTCTACGGGCGGGGATTGAGTGCCTATCTGCCGGTACTTGTCGCACAGCGCACGGTCAATCAGGCGCGAGATGAACAGATCCTCAGTCAGCTGGAAGAGGTGCGCGGCATCATTGCCCTTTACCGGTCCATGGGTGCGGGGCAGTCAGCCAGGTGCGATACGGCGCCCTGCCGCCCGGGAGATCTGTCCAGTGTGAAAACCGAACTTCACCATGGAAGCGGGACCTCTTCACCATTGGCCTTTTCACCAAAATAA
- a CDS encoding efflux RND transporter periplasmic adaptor subunit encodes MSKLSFPVKPLIRAGLTLFVVIAAGWLVSALWHAYVLAPWTRDGRVSAQIVRMAPEVSGKVAEVPVSDDQYVKRGEVLYRIESTNFALALAQAEAQLAAATASLYQKAGDARRRRGMESLVPAEEIQRANQAAVMARAERRSAQVAVDRAKLDLARTVVHAPVDGYVTRLRLNKGDYAVTGQPNIALLDANSFWITGYFEETKLRGIQPGAAAQIRLMGFDQVIPGRVASIGRGIADTNQQADAQGLPSVEPVFSWVRLAQRIPVRVEIEQLPHNVVLAAGMTGSIEVATSGGDSPPQGRLISLLHHWM; translated from the coding sequence ATGTCTAAACTTTCATTCCCGGTAAAGCCGCTCATTCGGGCGGGACTTACATTATTTGTCGTTATCGCCGCAGGATGGCTTGTAAGCGCGCTTTGGCACGCCTATGTCCTGGCCCCCTGGACACGCGATGGCCGCGTCAGTGCGCAGATCGTGCGCATGGCACCGGAGGTGTCCGGCAAGGTAGCGGAAGTCCCGGTGTCAGACGATCAGTACGTGAAGCGGGGCGAAGTGCTGTACCGGATCGAATCGACCAACTTCGCGCTGGCATTGGCACAGGCTGAAGCTCAATTGGCTGCGGCGACAGCCTCGCTGTACCAGAAAGCCGGGGATGCCAGGCGACGCCGAGGCATGGAGAGCCTCGTGCCGGCCGAAGAAATCCAGCGCGCAAACCAGGCGGCAGTCATGGCCCGGGCGGAACGGCGCAGTGCGCAGGTCGCGGTGGACCGGGCCAAACTTGACCTGGCGCGCACCGTTGTACACGCCCCGGTGGATGGATATGTCACGCGCCTGCGATTGAACAAAGGTGACTATGCGGTGACCGGCCAACCCAATATCGCCTTGCTGGATGCAAACAGCTTCTGGATCACGGGCTATTTCGAAGAAACCAAATTGCGCGGCATCCAGCCCGGTGCCGCTGCACAGATCCGGTTGATGGGGTTTGACCAGGTCATTCCGGGCCGGGTTGCCAGCATCGGACGGGGCATCGCCGACACCAACCAGCAGGCCGATGCCCAGGGCTTGCCGAGCGTGGAACCTGTTTTCAGCTGGGTCCGCCTGGCGCAACGCATCCCTGTACGCGTAGAAATCGAGCAACTCCCGCATAACGTCGTGTTGGCGGCGGGCATGACCGGCAGCATTGAAGTGGCGACATCGGGGGGCGACTCTCCGCCCCAGGGCCGGCTCATATCGCTACTGCACCACTGGATGTAA
- a CDS encoding DUF1656 domain-containing protein codes for MLSEFSLAGIYLPPFFVYACIALPIYLGVRSMLARSGVLRWVWHPGLFEFAISLCLVSVLILYV; via the coding sequence ATGCTCAGTGAGTTCTCGCTGGCCGGCATTTACCTGCCGCCATTCTTCGTCTACGCGTGTATCGCGCTGCCGATCTATCTGGGGGTTCGCTCCATGCTTGCGCGCAGCGGCGTATTGCGGTGGGTCTGGCACCCCGGCCTGTTCGAATTCGCGATCTCCCTCTGCCTCGTTTCGGTGTTGATACTCTATGTCTAA
- a CDS encoding FUSC family protein — MRSILAAWLALVVACLLDLHAPYSAASSVLLVISPVQGTVIGKGVWRVLGTLAGMLAAFVLMSAFGQMPWLFLLGFGLWLGVCVVGMTLLRHFRAYGATLAGYTVGLAAYGAMQHPELTFDQVMGRGASVLIGVVCLAVVSALFSTRSVHSRLAMQLNRLAAATAGILSTNHQAIHGDGTPGGKPLGAGRRNLITDVYGVDDLLASGKAESADLAQRAGTVRQTMVSLFSALTGGAPPMRAGSASLNVLRSLQPAWEQAWQQACQALTDEQGPVGLDIAIRTLADMRAQLTDMLARTSLDEALEHAALMIAGDRLIEQLDDYLEALKGMARFHHLRPTAAQIQVPFYRDTTAAIQNGLRALLTVVLGGTFWITTGWSYGAMMLAGLAAACALLSTAPNPALGAVEFIKGTVVAVVMAFLCTFVVLPQVSGLPLLLVVLGLFWLPAVYATTMPRYALAGVAYLVAFTTLAAPGNPMHYDFAQFLNSSVAWVLATIFTLLGFRIVLPRNLPRDVARLRQVIRDEALGTLRGRQTAANAWQWRQQHRTAQLGALLKTQPELMDRSISDASASIHLGREVLRVRKGLRQAPKGSGLHRVLAAAFRNMSRRAAEPRLAARHARRAAKSLSRLPATDGAAMAETQRLTVVLLDIAALLENHADYFSNRSGGHTDAQ; from the coding sequence ATGCGTTCGATTCTGGCCGCCTGGCTGGCGCTCGTGGTCGCCTGCTTGCTGGATCTGCACGCACCGTATTCGGCGGCCTCCAGCGTGCTGCTTGTCATCAGCCCGGTACAGGGCACCGTGATCGGCAAAGGGGTCTGGCGGGTACTGGGTACCCTGGCGGGCATGCTGGCGGCCTTCGTTCTGATGAGCGCATTCGGGCAGATGCCCTGGCTGTTCCTGCTGGGCTTTGGCCTGTGGCTTGGCGTTTGCGTGGTGGGGATGACGCTCCTGCGTCATTTTCGGGCCTATGGCGCAACCCTGGCGGGATACACCGTGGGCTTGGCGGCCTATGGCGCCATGCAGCATCCGGAACTCACGTTCGATCAAGTCATGGGGCGCGGCGCGTCCGTGCTGATCGGCGTAGTGTGCCTGGCGGTAGTGTCGGCCCTCTTCAGCACCCGCAGCGTGCACAGCCGCCTGGCGATGCAGCTCAACCGGCTGGCAGCCGCGACCGCAGGCATTCTCTCGACGAATCACCAGGCGATTCACGGTGATGGCACACCTGGCGGCAAGCCCCTGGGTGCTGGCAGACGCAACCTCATTACCGACGTGTACGGGGTGGACGACCTGCTGGCGTCAGGGAAAGCCGAGTCCGCTGACCTGGCCCAGCGTGCCGGCACGGTTCGACAAACGATGGTGTCCTTGTTTTCCGCGCTGACAGGCGGCGCACCGCCCATGCGTGCGGGAAGTGCCAGCCTGAATGTCCTTCGATCGCTTCAACCGGCCTGGGAACAGGCCTGGCAGCAGGCCTGCCAGGCATTGACCGACGAACAGGGCCCCGTCGGGCTGGATATTGCAATCCGGACACTGGCTGACATGCGTGCGCAGTTGACAGACATGCTCGCGAGGACATCGCTGGATGAAGCACTGGAACATGCCGCGCTGATGATTGCAGGCGACCGCCTGATCGAACAGCTCGACGATTACCTTGAAGCCCTCAAGGGCATGGCGCGCTTCCATCACCTGCGGCCCACGGCGGCACAAATCCAGGTCCCGTTCTACCGCGACACCACGGCAGCGATCCAGAACGGACTGCGGGCACTGTTGACCGTCGTGCTGGGCGGCACGTTCTGGATAACAACAGGATGGTCGTACGGAGCCATGATGCTGGCGGGGCTGGCGGCGGCTTGCGCACTGCTGTCCACCGCGCCCAACCCCGCACTCGGCGCCGTCGAATTTATCAAGGGCACAGTGGTTGCCGTCGTGATGGCCTTCCTCTGCACCTTCGTCGTTCTGCCCCAGGTCTCTGGACTGCCACTGCTGCTGGTGGTTCTGGGCCTGTTCTGGTTGCCTGCTGTTTATGCGACCACGATGCCGCGTTACGCATTGGCCGGCGTTGCCTATCTCGTGGCTTTCACGACGCTGGCGGCGCCAGGCAATCCGATGCACTACGACTTTGCGCAGTTCCTCAACAGCTCCGTGGCCTGGGTACTGGCGACAATTTTTACGCTGCTGGGATTCAGGATTGTGCTGCCGCGCAATCTGCCACGTGACGTGGCACGCCTGCGCCAGGTCATCCGCGACGAAGCACTGGGCACCCTGAGAGGCAGGCAAACGGCGGCGAATGCATGGCAATGGCGCCAGCAGCATCGCACGGCGCAACTCGGTGCTTTGCTTAAAACGCAGCCGGAGTTGATGGACCGATCCATATCCGACGCCTCGGCCAGCATTCACCTGGGGCGAGAAGTCCTGCGCGTGCGCAAGGGGTTGCGCCAGGCCCCCAAGGGCTCCGGGTTGCATCGCGTGCTCGCAGCGGCCTTTCGCAACATGAGCCGCCGCGCGGCCGAGCCTCGTCTGGCCGCGCGCCATGCGCGTCGCGCAGCGAAATCCTTGTCGCGGTTACCCGCCACAGACGGTGCCGCGATGGCGGAAACACAGCGATTGACTGTCGTGCTGCTCGACATTGCCGCGCTGCTCGAAAACCACGCGGATTACTTTTCAAACAGGTCTGGAGGCCACACCGATGCTCAGTGA
- a CDS encoding LysR family transcriptional regulator: protein MARPDLNLLLALDALLDEGSVIGAARRMNLSPPAMSRTLSRIREALADPVFVQVGRKLMPTPRALALREQVRLAVEQATQVFEPDTGIDLKSLDRRFSVRATDEFVSIHLGHLLGAMATEMPRAMLRFSPEEDDVDEEALRSGRIDLFISASRKLGPEIRVQSLFTTTFVGVARARHPVFDDEITPERLTHWEHINVSRRGKAIGPIDAALEAQGLRRHVALVVQSPYTALFALQDSDLLLPLPRHLASSALAAGLSIRLFELPTPLETVLLTQAWHPRLDSDPAHQWLRHTIHALCNKEEAEAARRTQPER from the coding sequence ATGGCGCGCCCCGATCTCAACTTGCTCCTGGCGCTGGATGCGTTGCTGGATGAAGGAAGCGTCATCGGTGCGGCACGTCGCATGAATTTGAGTCCGCCTGCGATGAGCCGCACCCTGAGCCGCATCCGGGAAGCGCTGGCGGATCCGGTCTTCGTCCAGGTCGGCCGCAAGCTCATGCCCACGCCCAGGGCGCTCGCATTGCGCGAGCAGGTGCGCCTGGCGGTCGAGCAGGCCACGCAGGTGTTTGAACCCGACACCGGCATCGACCTGAAATCGCTGGACAGGCGTTTCAGCGTCCGCGCCACGGATGAGTTCGTGAGCATCCACCTGGGTCATCTGCTGGGGGCGATGGCCACGGAGATGCCGCGCGCGATGCTGCGTTTCTCGCCGGAAGAAGATGACGTGGACGAGGAGGCGCTGCGCAGTGGCCGCATTGACTTGTTTATCAGTGCTTCGCGCAAGCTGGGACCAGAGATTCGTGTGCAGTCACTGTTCACCACGACGTTCGTGGGTGTTGCCCGAGCGCGTCATCCGGTTTTTGACGATGAAATCACGCCGGAACGCCTCACGCACTGGGAGCACATTAACGTGTCGCGGCGCGGAAAGGCCATCGGACCGATAGATGCCGCTCTGGAAGCGCAAGGACTGCGCCGGCATGTCGCCCTGGTCGTACAGAGTCCTTATACGGCATTGTTTGCGCTGCAGGATTCGGATCTGCTGCTGCCGTTGCCCAGGCATCTTGCCAGCAGCGCGCTTGCGGCAGGCCTCAGCATTCGCCTGTTCGAACTGCCGACGCCCCTTGAGACAGTGCTGCTGACGCAGGCGTGGCACCCTCGTCTGGATAGTGATCCTGCCCATCAGTGGCTGCGACATACGATCCATGCCCTCTGCAACAAGGAGGAGGCGGAGGCGGCCAGACGGACACAACCGGAGAGATAG
- a CDS encoding YciI family protein — translation MIALLITRAIRTDGHPYETGNQTMYVIELTYQKPLADIEAHLEAHRHFLDVHYEKGIFLASGPKNPRDGGVILASSSVNRQALEEILTKDPFRQHDLALYRITEFSPVKCLPVLKDVL, via the coding sequence ATGATTGCGCTATTGATTACTCGCGCAATCCGTACCGATGGACATCCATATGAAACCGGAAATCAAACCATGTATGTAATAGAGCTCACCTATCAAAAGCCCCTTGCCGACATTGAGGCCCATCTGGAGGCGCATCGCCATTTTCTCGACGTTCATTATGAGAAAGGGATCTTCCTGGCATCAGGCCCGAAGAACCCGCGGGATGGGGGCGTTATCCTGGCCAGCAGCAGTGTCAACCGGCAAGCGCTGGAGGAGATCCTCACAAAGGACCCCTTCCGGCAACATGATCTGGCCCTCTACCGCATTACCGAATTTTCACCAGTGAAATGCCTTCCTGTGCTGAAAGACGTGCTGTAG
- a CDS encoding DcrB-related protein — MKLLLLKGLFVLGLVTRVHAATFSIPDLGVSFDAPDGFTELSSMEIALKYPPGRPPAFAAGNAERTTTIAYDLKTTLLPAESLQEVKSSLEAAFERAMPGLQWQQRKMVSLQGRQWIQLELVSQAIDTRIHSILLITSFRGRMLIFNFNSTREEFGKLEAALRQSMQTISLQ; from the coding sequence ATGAAATTGCTGCTTCTCAAGGGATTATTTGTCCTTGGTCTTGTGACCCGGGTACATGCTGCCACCTTCTCCATCCCGGATCTTGGCGTATCGTTCGATGCGCCGGACGGATTCACTGAACTTTCCAGCATGGAAATAGCCCTCAAATATCCTCCCGGGCGCCCGCCGGCATTTGCCGCAGGCAATGCGGAGCGGACCACGACCATTGCCTATGACCTGAAAACAACCCTGCTGCCGGCCGAATCGCTTCAGGAGGTCAAGTCCTCACTGGAAGCCGCATTTGAACGCGCGATGCCGGGCCTGCAATGGCAGCAGCGCAAAATGGTCAGCCTGCAAGGCCGGCAGTGGATCCAGCTGGAACTGGTATCACAGGCCATCGATACCAGAATTCACAGCATCCTGCTGATTACTTCATTTCGTGGACGGATGCTGATCTTCAATTTCAATTCGACCCGGGAAGAGTTTGGCAAACTGGAGGCCGCGCTGCGGCAGAGCATGCAGACGATTTCGCTGCAGTAA